The following are from one region of the Puniceicoccaceae bacterium genome:
- the cheB gene encoding chemotaxis-specific protein-glutamate methyltransferase CheB, translating into MNAGQKVRVALADDTALYRKILSMAVEKIPSAELVGVAVDGVAAVEVVKNKSVDLFLLDVCMPRMDGVEALRKIHELSPSTAVVMFSGVTSADAETTVEALEIGALEFIPKPKTNSLDESMSLLAQELNRVVRLLKIRQIHKRISASPSARTTERPAPGAAGVASSAASRPVASVGTGRVGVVRRFVNFDAHRSLIVIGVSTGGPNALNQLMCMLPKRLGCPVLIVQHMPPFFTASLASFLSKKSGLDVVEATHGELMQADRIYIAPGGKHMEIRKRTDAMGGYEITTNEAAPVNSCRPSVDVLFQSVASEFSGSILSIILTGMGEDGCQGVTTLRRSPSTYTIAQNEESCVVYGMPRAIVERGLADEVLPLDQIAGRISELVLKRKVS; encoded by the coding sequence ATGAACGCAGGTCAAAAAGTGCGAGTTGCCCTCGCTGATGATACAGCACTGTATCGGAAAATTCTCTCCATGGCAGTTGAGAAGATCCCATCGGCGGAACTCGTAGGGGTTGCCGTCGACGGGGTTGCCGCAGTGGAAGTGGTCAAGAACAAGTCAGTGGATCTTTTTCTGCTGGATGTTTGCATGCCACGCATGGATGGGGTGGAGGCCCTGCGCAAGATTCATGAATTGAGTCCGAGTACGGCGGTGGTGATGTTCAGTGGAGTCACCAGTGCAGATGCGGAAACCACCGTGGAGGCCCTGGAAATCGGCGCACTGGAATTCATTCCCAAGCCCAAGACCAACAGTCTGGATGAGAGCATGAGCCTGCTCGCCCAGGAGTTGAATCGGGTGGTACGACTGCTCAAGATCCGTCAGATCCACAAACGCATCTCTGCATCACCCAGTGCGAGGACGACGGAGCGACCAGCCCCGGGAGCTGCGGGAGTCGCATCAAGTGCCGCATCCCGACCTGTGGCAAGTGTGGGTACGGGGCGTGTGGGAGTGGTGCGTCGGTTCGTGAATTTTGATGCCCATCGCTCGCTCATCGTGATTGGAGTGTCCACGGGCGGTCCCAATGCGCTGAACCAGTTGATGTGCATGCTGCCAAAACGGTTGGGTTGTCCTGTGTTGATTGTGCAGCACATGCCGCCCTTTTTCACGGCGTCGCTGGCTTCGTTTTTGTCCAAAAAGTCTGGACTGGATGTGGTGGAGGCCACTCATGGCGAGCTGATGCAGGCGGATCGCATCTACATCGCTCCGGGCGGCAAGCACATGGAAATCCGCAAGCGCACCGATGCGATGGGTGGATATGAAATCACGACCAATGAAGCAGCGCCGGTCAACTCGTGTCGCCCTTCGGTCGATGTATTGTTCCAGTCGGTTGCCTCCGAGTTCAGCGGTTCCATCCTCTCGATCATCCTGACGGGAATGGGGGAGGACGGATGCCAGGGAGTAACGACGCTGAGGCGTTCGCCGAGCACATACACCATTGCGCAGAACGAAGAGTCGTGTGTGGTCTATGGCATGCCCAGAGCAATTGTCGAAAGGGGGCTGGCCGATGAGGTCCTGCCGCTCGATCAAATCGCGGGTCGCATATCCGAGTTAGTTTTAAAAAGAAAGGTCAGTTAG
- a CDS encoding protein-glutamate O-methyltransferase CheR, whose translation MAISTEEFNLLRNFILKHSEIEVKPEKTYLIESRLSRMMVELGASNFKEFYDNAQKDTSGKLRERIIDAMTTNETFWFRDAKPWTLMRESILPELMNTARAKPGSKIRIWSAACSTGQEPYSIAMVIDDVLHSGKYPGVRLEQFEIVATDISPSVLFLANSGRYNQLAMSRGLPENYRTKYFTQQGKIWVVNPSLKSRITFKKFNLQDHPSALGKFDFVLCRNVAIYFTDQFKRELFRRIHGILNQPGFFLLGSSESLVGYSTDFEMKEGQGAIYYKKK comes from the coding sequence ATGGCAATCAGCACAGAAGAGTTCAATTTGCTGCGAAACTTCATCCTCAAGCACAGCGAGATCGAGGTGAAGCCGGAAAAGACCTACCTCATTGAGAGTCGCCTGAGTCGCATGATGGTTGAGTTGGGTGCATCCAATTTCAAGGAGTTCTACGACAATGCACAAAAGGATACCAGCGGGAAGCTGAGGGAGCGCATCATCGATGCGATGACCACCAACGAAACGTTCTGGTTCCGCGATGCCAAACCGTGGACACTCATGAGGGAGTCGATTCTGCCCGAGTTGATGAATACCGCTCGTGCCAAACCCGGGTCAAAGATTCGCATTTGGTCGGCGGCCTGTTCCACCGGACAGGAACCTTATTCGATCGCAATGGTTATTGATGATGTGCTGCACTCGGGAAAGTACCCCGGAGTGAGACTTGAGCAGTTCGAAATTGTGGCAACCGATATTTCACCCAGCGTGTTGTTTCTGGCAAATTCCGGTCGGTACAATCAGCTGGCCATGTCAAGAGGGTTGCCGGAGAACTATCGGACCAAGTATTTCACCCAGCAGGGAAAAATATGGGTAGTCAATCCATCGCTGAAGAGTCGCATCACATTCAAAAAGTTCAACCTTCAGGATCATCCGTCCGCATTGGGAAAGTTTGATTTTGTGCTGTGCCGCAACGTGGCGATCTATTTTACGGACCAGTTCAAACGCGAGTTGTTCCGCCGAATTCACGGCATTCTCAACCAACCCGGATTTTTCCTGCTGGGTTCTTCAGAGTCGCTGGTTGGATATTCCACCGATTTTGAGATGAAAGAAGGTCAAGGTGCGATTTATTACAAAAAGAAATAA
- a CDS encoding response regulator — protein MKILRVDDSLVMLRIISDAASVIGAETVTARNGSLALKVLEEQGADINMILLDWNMPGMTGLEFLQKVKADDRWKDIPVMMVTSEGNPDNVKKALVAGATNYLVKPFAQEDLETKIMQCLGQGF, from the coding sequence ATGAAAATACTGAGGGTTGACGATTCACTGGTGATGTTGCGCATCATTTCCGATGCAGCGAGCGTGATTGGTGCGGAAACGGTGACGGCCCGGAATGGATCTCTTGCACTGAAGGTGCTCGAGGAGCAGGGTGCAGACATCAACATGATCCTGCTCGACTGGAACATGCCTGGCATGACGGGACTCGAATTTCTTCAGAAAGTGAAGGCAGATGACCGCTGGAAGGACATTCCAGTGATGATGGTGACCAGTGAGGGGAACCCGGATAATGTGAAAAAGGCACTTGTTGCCGGAGCAACCAACTACCTTGTGAAACCGTTTGCACAGGAAGACCTCGAAACTAAAATCATGCAGTGTCTGGGGCAGGGATTTTGA